A section of the Zygosaccharomyces rouxii strain CBS732 chromosome B complete sequence genome encodes:
- a CDS encoding dihydroxy-acid dehydratase (highly similar to uniprot|P39522 Saccharomyces cerevisiae YJR016C ILV3 Dihydroxyacid dehydratase catalyzes third step in the common pathway leading to biosynthesis of branched-chain amino acids), which produces MGLLIRSARCFSTTKNVGKKLNKYSYVVTEPKDQGGSQAMLYATGFKQDDLKKGQVGVGSLWWSGNPCNMHLLDLNNRCSEAINKAGLKAMQFNAIGVSDGISMGTKGMRYSLQSREIIADSFETQMMAQHYDANISIPSCDKNMPGVMMAMGRHNRPSIMVYGGTILPGSPTCGSAKLPNKIDLVAAFQSYGQFISNQITEGERADVVSHACPGPGSCGGMYTANTMASAAEVLGITLPNSSAFPATSKDKLNECDSIGEAIKKTMELNILPRDIFTKQAFENAITYVIAVGGSTNAVLHLVAIAHSAGVKLTPDDFQRISDKTPLLGDFKPSGKYVMADLIKVGGTQAVIKFLYDNGFMHGDTLTVTGETLAERAAKAVPLSEGQELIKPISQPINPNGHLQILYGSLAPGGSVGKITGKEGTYFKGKAKVFEEEEAFIHALERGEIKKGEKTVAVIRYEGPKGAPGMPEMLKPSSALMGYGLGKDVAMLTDGRFSGGSHGFLIGHVVPEAAEGGPIGLVKDGDEIIIDSNNNKIDLLVDEKELAERKAKWTPPAPRYTRGTLSKYAKLVSNASQGCVLDA; this is translated from the coding sequence ATGGGGTTGTTGATAAGATCTGCAAGGTGTTTCTCCACCACTAAAAATGTGGGTaagaaattgaacaagTATTCATACGTTGTTACGGAACCAAAGGATCAAGGTGGTTCACAGGCTATGCTTTATGCCACTGGTTTTAAACAAGACGACTTGAAAAAGGGTCAAGTTGGTGTTGGGTCACTTTGGTGGTCTGGTAACCCATGTAATATGCATTTGTTAGATTTGAATAACAGATGCTCGGAAGCAATTAATAAGGCGGGTTTGAAAGCTATGCAATTTAACGCTATTGGTGTCTCTGACGGTATCTCTATGGGTACCAAGGGTATGCGTTATTCTTTACAGAGTAGAGAAATTATTGcagattcttttgaaactcAAATGATGGCTCAACATTATGATGCAAAcatttcaattccttcttGTGATAAAAACATGCCAGGTGTTATGATGGCTATGGGTAGACACAATAGACCTTCCATCATGGTTTATGGTGGTACGATTCTACCAGGATCGCCTACCTGTGGATCCGCAAAATTGCCAAACAAAATCGATCTAGTCGCCGCATTCCAATCATATGGTCAATTTATCTCCAATCAAATTACTGAAGGGGAAAGAGCCGATGTCGTCTCTCATGCTTGTCCAGGACCTGGTTCTTGTGGTGGTATGTATACTGCTAACACTATGGCTTCAGCTGCTGAAGTCCTTGGTATCACTTTACCAAACTCTTCTGCATTCCCAGCAACTTCAAAGGACAAATTGAACGAATGTGATTCTATTGGTGAAGCTATCAAGAAGACGATGGAACTTAACATCTTGCCTCGTGACATTTTCACTAAGCAGGCATTTGAAAATGCTATCACTTATGTGATTGCAGTTGGTGGTTCTACAAATGCTGTCTTACACTTGGTGGCCATTGCTCATTCTGCCGGTGTCAAGCTTACACCTGATgatttccaaagaattaGTGATAAGACTCCATTACTTGGTGACTTTAAACCTTCTGGTAAATACGTGATGGCTGATTTGATTAAGGTTGGTGGTACCCAAGCTGTTATCAAGTTCCTTTACGACAACGGTTTCATGCATGGTGACACATTAACCGTTACTGGTGAGACTTTGGCTGAGCGTGCCGCCAAGGCTGTTCCATTGTCTGAAGGACAGGAACTAATCAAACCAATTTCACAACCAATTAACCCTAACGGTCACTTACAAATTCTTTACGGTTCTCTAGCTCCTGGTGGTTCTGTCGGTAAGATTACCGGTAAAGAAGGTACCTATTTCAAGGGTAAGGCTAAGGTtttcgaagaagaagaagcatttATCCATGCATTGGAGAGAGGTGAAATCAAAAAGGGTGAAAAAACTGTCGCAGTGATTAGGTATGAAGGTCCAAAGGGTGCTCCAGGTATGCCAGAAATGTTGAAACCATCTTCTGCTTTGATGGGTTACGGTCTAGGTAAAGATGTTGCCATGTTAACTGATGGTAGATTCAGTGGTGGTTCTCACGGTTTCTTGATCGGTCACGTCGTGCCTGAAGCTGCTGAAGGTGGTCCTATCGGTCTGGTGaaagatggtgatgaaatcatcatcgattccaacaacaacaagattGATCTACTGGTGGACGAAAAGGAACTTGCTGAGCGTAAAGCTAAGTGGACTCCACCAGCTCCACGTTACACCAGAGGTACTCTTTCCAAGTACGCCAAATTGGTTTCTAACGCCTCTCAAGGTTGTGTTCTAGATGCCTAG
- the PEX28 gene encoding Pex28p (similar to uniprot|P38848 Saccharomyces cerevisiae YHR150W PEX28 Peroxisomal integral membrane protein involved in regulation of peroxisome size and number genetic interactions suggest that Pex28p and Pex29p act at steps upstream of those mediated by Pex30p Pex31p and Pex32p), translated as MSAPRKREIMKTYFTKRYEKVLDSLMVADTTAAVATLVNGDSKRASGLPNLEVVHGVASSLFNASLEKLKPNKDKEDLTLEKATESSDEFWKDENFKQEIHSESPNSYIETDQDQDQEASKVEAKTRQHFIDIFVEKLIAKMVPERLPERERLFQSNSEDEKLGYQTVSATKLTQNLKDLSAKTGGMFETQDTIVRLLTWRNPSGTITMLILLTMICFNPMCFLVFPLLYIMYAMMVPGYMRRHPLRRTLYPIRRANGKSLLRELANGGIPKSSQPPYSFDLYRTNSDSLKDENVNNGAELVANIRDFQNATTSLLSFLSSLEKFKYGTAGFKDERFSTLVFLAYFIGFCILGLVSPYINWSLVISFALWFGMLVIHPKTLPRIKKHINTNPVHHSKRTIRDSEKYDVILDEPPEVRFVEIFEIYEQGITPRHWEFFKISSQVFDSSDKFRKLQKPPPGVDSLSEVLPPKTWSFDENSQWEVDYDAEKWAFERGLLLPIQEEFLTDDMFKRRRLTRKVLRYANPIRKPFYKYK; from the coding sequence ATGAGTGCACCCAGGAAACGAGAGATTATGAAGACATATTTTACCAAGAGATATGAAAAAGTATTGGATTCGTTGATGGTTGCTGATACTACTGCAGCTGTAGCAACATTGGTAAACGGTGATTCGAAAAGAGCAAGTGGTTTGCCCAATCTAGAAGTGGTTCATGGTGTGGCTAGTTCACTGTTCAACGCTTCCCtggagaaattgaaaccCAATAAAGATAAAGAGGATCtaactttggaaaaggcTACAGAGAGTTCAGAtgaattttggaaagatgAGAATTTTAAACAAGAAATCCATAGTGAGTCACCTAATTCATATATTGAAACAGATCAAGATCAGGATCAAGAGGCTAGCAAGGTAGAAGCAAAGACGAGGCAACATTTTATAGACATTTTTGTGGAGAAATTGATTGCTAAAATGGTACCTGAAAGATTACCAGAGAGAGAGCGTCTTTTCCAGTCtaattctgaagatgaaaaactTGGATATCAAACTGTGTCTGCTACGAAGCTGactcaaaatttgaaagatcttAGCGCCAAGACGGGAGGAATGTTTGAAACTCAGGATACAATCGTCAGATTACTCACATGGAGAAATCCGTCTGGTACGATAACCATGCTAATTCTATTGACGATGATTTGTTTTAATCCAATGTGCTTCCTTGTGTTCCCCTTGCTTTATATCATGTATGCAATGATGGTACCTGGTTACATGAGAAGACATCCGCTAAGAAGAACGTTATATCCAATAAGAAGAGCGAATGGTAAATCGTTGCTCAGAGAATTGGCAAATGGTGGTATTCCTAAGAGTTCACAACCTCCCTATAGTTTTGATCTGTATAGGACAAATTCTGATTCTCTAAAAGATGAAAACGTTAATAATGGGGCAGAACTCGTTGCTAATATTCGAGATTTCCAAAATGCGACTACATCTCTTTTATCATTCTTAagttctttggaaaaatttaagTATGGAACTGCAggttttaaagatgaaaggTTTTCAACGCTCGTATTTTTGGCATATTTTATTGGATTTTGCATTTTAGGTTTAGTATCACCATACATTAATTGGAGTTTAGTTATTAGTTTTGCATTATGGTTTGGTATGCTCGTTATTCACCCCAAAACTTTACCAAGGATTAAAAAACACATTAATACCAATCCAGTTCATCACAGTAAGAGGACCATTCGAGATTCAGAGAAATACGATGTCATTTTAGATGAACCTCCAGAAGTTAGGTTTgtagaaatttttgaaatttatgAACAAGGAATAACTCCAAGACATtgggaatttttcaaaatttctaGCCAAGTATTTGATTCATCAGATAAGTTTAGGAAATTACAGAAGCCACCACCTGGAGTGGATAGTTTGAGTGAAGTTTTGCCGCCCAAGACATGGTcctttgatgaaaattcaCAATGGGAAGTTGACTACGATGCGGAGAAGTGGGCATTCGAACGAGGTCTGCTGTTACCAAtacaagaagaatttttaacaGATGACATGTTCAAAAGACGAAGGTTAACTCGTAAAGTCCTAAGATATGCTAATCCGATAAGAAAACCTTTCTATAAATATAAATGA
- the AMA1 gene encoding Ama1p (weakly similar to uniprot|P50082 Saccharomyces cerevisiae YGR225W AMA1 Required for sporulation highly induced during sporulation activator of meiotic anaphase promoting complex Required for sporulation highly induced during sporulation), with the protein MHHSKRPSTTGNGSGNEFKKLKLIPRKKLGGNGAPDRFIPQKTSQRAYRASPSLKKFNLRESELLDRSSSPERLSSPEFFTDLRNTGHYESINRGTLPTTSGQDEDSATREHVQPRLQYEQRRHREFIADSLGFQSPQRVLMFNTPNTSMETSEDSISSESFHGFGSNHYLAVDPLLTALPPGRAMVYLATSAFSKMNQSHSFVKDDPSKRPSKRIKSYIPYRVLDAPCLRNDFYSNLVSWSKTTDNVIVGLGCSVYIWSDSQGAIPILGHDYLNSKRDVVTCVSFNPKNMLFVVGTKQGRLLLYDQEICVESYRHAGITPKPLFEYQSMTLRGISCVQWYTKSFEDKLLIGEECGDISHLIVKRRKNSLGFDPEIYDNENLIPQSWSLECLAKFQAHAQQVCGISMNEDSDLLAVGGNDNTCTLWDISSIQHPKLKFILPHKAAVKALAFCPWSKSLLATGGGSKDRTIKFWHTSTGILLNEIQTSGQVTSLIWSTRYKQIVATFGFGDIDDPILITLYSYPQLTPLTQVRTSSPLRVLSAVSSPAMTSICVATNDETIRFYELWNDRGDVINEAQESGLYGSDIIEYVEGIEGDCREKLIR; encoded by the exons ATGCATCATTCAAAGAGACCCTCAACAACTGGTAATGGTTCGGGGAAcgaatttaaaaaattgaaactgaTTCCACGTAAAAAGTTGGGCGGCAATGGTGCTCCCGATAGGTTTATTCCTCAAAAGACATCTCAGAGAGCTTATAGAGCATCACCTTCGTTAAAAAAGTTCAACTTGAGAGAATCGGAATTATTAGACAGGAGCTCTTCCCCTGAAAGGTTATCATCACCGGAATTTTTTACAGATCTAAGAAATACTGGCCATTATGAATCAATAAATAGAGGAACGCTACCAACCACATCTGgtcaagatgaagattctgCTACGCGTGAACATGTGCAGCCTCGATTGCAATACGAGCAGAGAAGGCACAGAGAGTTCATTGCGGATTCTTTGGGGTTCCAGTCGCCTCAGCGGGTATTGATGTTTAACACACCGAATACTTCGATGGAAACTAGTGAAGATAGTATTTCTAGTGAAAGTTTTCATGGATTTGGTTCAAATCACTACTTGGCAGTAGATCCATTGCTAACCGCCCTGCCCCCAGGAAGGGCAATGGTGTATTTGGCCACATCTGCTTTTTCCAAGATGAATCAAAGTCATTCGTTTGTTAAAGATGATCCTTCGAAGAGACCCTCCAAAAGGATTAAATCTTATATCCCCTATCGTGTATTAGATGCACCATGTCTTCGTAATgatttttattcaaatctagTCTCATGGTCCAAGACTACTGATAACGTAATTGTGGGTCTTGGCTGTTCAGTTTATATCTGGTCAGATTCTCAAGGTGCTATCCCCATTCTAGGTCATGATTACTTGAACAGTAAAAGAGATGTGGTTACATGTGTTTCATTCAATCCCAAAAACATGCTGTTTGTGGTTGGTACTAAACAAGGTAGATTGTTGTTATATGATCAAGAAATATGTGTGGAGAGCTATAGGCATGCCGGAATAACCCCTAAACCTCTGTTTGAATACCAATCTATGACATTGAGAGGGATAAGTTGCGTTCAGTGGTAtaccaaatcttttgaagataaaCTATTAATTGGTGAAGAATGTGGTGATATAAGCCATTTAATTGTTAAACGGAGGAAGAATTCGCTCGGATTTGATCCTGAAATCtatgataatgaaaatttaattcCACAGTCCTGGTCGTTAGAATGTTTAGCTAAATTTCAAGCCCACGCTCAACAGGTTTGCG GCATCTCGATGAATGAAGATAGTGACCTTTTAGCTGTGGGCGGTAATGACAACACTTGTACACTTTGGGATATTTCCTCAATCCAACATCCAAAATTAAAATTCATCCTCCCACATAAGGCAGCTGTTAAAGCGCTTGCCTTTTGTCCCTGGTCGAAATCTCTATTGGCGACAGGTGGTGGAAGTAAAGATAGAACCATTAAATTTTGGCATACATCCACGGGAATCCTTTTAAATGAGATTCAAACTTCAGGTCAAGTCACTTCACTCATTTGGTCTACTAGGTATAAACAAATTGTAGCAActtttggatttggtgATATTGATGATCCGATTTTAATTACGCTTTATTCCTATCCACAATTAACTCCATTGACACAAGTACGTACCTCAAGCCCATTAAGAGTTTTGAGCGCTGTTTCTTCGCCAGCGATGACATCAATCTGCGTAGCCACTAATGATGAAACCATAAGGTTTTATGAGCTTTGGAACGACAGAGGAGATGTAATTAACGAAGCCCAAGAAAGTGGGCTCTATGGTTCAGATATTATCGAATATGTGGAGGGAATTGAAGGAGATTGCCGTGAAAAACTGATcagatga
- the HSV2 gene encoding phosphatidylinositol-3,5-bisphosphate binding protein HSV2 (similar to uniprot|P50079 Saccharomyces cerevisiae YGR223C HSV2 Phosphatidylinositol 3 5-bisphosphate-binding protein predicted to fold as a seven-bladed beta-propeller displays punctate cytoplasmic localization) — MNVRHAIVEDSTQKPPKFLHVSFNQDDSCFSTATEDGFLIYNTDPLSCKLTKKFENPNDSKKNGAGGGIGFTRMLYRTNYTALVGGGKRPKYSLNKLIIWDDLQQRESVVLKFMSPVKQVFLSRIHIVVVLDGSVEVFQFQPSPKRICPSLEISPQGPVDFVVGSLLHRKLSQESSEPALVNDSASQGVNGMLAFPSARSTGQVHIADLSRLKHNDQNPDGTQLLPTSIIKAHKTPVRFLRLNHQGTMVATCSVQGTLIRLFSTHNGSLIKEFRRGLDRADIYDMAFSPKGTRLAVVSDKQTLHVFQISIKETHVSSNAKDEFNKNKMHALKNVVPASWKPKYLDSVWSMCSVHLKNPTVRRSGLDAQFPQDRCKIGWCRDSGDHNNNDFDEEDSIVLVWKNAGIWEKYVILEKEQQHQQQVFSAQETLRSDGNKSNKPQWELVRESWREL; from the coding sequence ATGAATGTGAGGCATGCAATCGTAGAAGATTCTACTCAGAAACCTCCTAAATTCCTACACGTTTCATTTAACCAAGACGATTCATGTTTTAGCACAGCTACAGAAGATGGGTTTTTAATCTATAACACTGATCCACTATCATGTAAGTtgacaaaaaaatttgagaatCCAAATGATTCTAAAAAGAAtggtgcaggtggtggtattggATTCACTAGAATGCTCTACCGTACAAATTATACTGCATTAGTTGGGGGTGGTAAGAGGCCGAAATACTcattgaacaaattgatcaTTTGGGATGATTTACAACAGAGAGAAAGCGTGGTTCTGAAATTTATGTCACCTGTAAAACAAGTTTTCCTATCAAGAATTCATATCGTGGTTGTACTAGACGGTAGCGTGGAAGtgttccaatttcaacCAAGTCCTAAAAGAATTTGTCCCTCtttagaaatttcaccacAGGGCCCAGTTGACTTTGTTGTGGGATCGCTGTTGCATAGGAAACTTTCACAGGAATCTTCAGAACCAGCTCTGGTGAATGATTCTGCTTCGCAGGGAGTTAATGGTATGCTTGCGTTCCCTTCAGCAAGAAGTACGGGTCAGGTTCACATTGCAGATTTGAGCAGATTAAAACATAACGATCAAAATCCTGATGGTACTCAATTGTTACCGACATCAATTATAAAGGCGCATAAGACCCCGGTAAGATTTTTAAGACTTAATCACCAAGGTACAATGGTTGCTACATGTTCAGTGCAGGGAACTTTGATCCGACTCTTTAGTACTCATAACGGTTCATTGATTAAGGAGTTTAGAAGAGGTTTAGATAGAGCTGACATTTATGATATGGCATTTAGTCCCAAGGGAACGAGATTAGCTGTGGTTTCTGATAAACAAACCTTACacgttttccaaatttccATCAAGGAAACTCATGTCAGTTCAAATGCCaaggatgaatttaataaaaataaaatgcaTGCCTTGAAAAATGTTGTACCTGCAAGTTGGAAACCGAAGTATTTGGATTCGGTTTGGTCAATGTGTAGTGtgcatttgaaaaatccaacGGTGAGACGCAGTGGGTTAGATGCACAATTCCCACAAGATCGTTGTAAAATTGGCTGGTGTAGAGATAGTGGAGATcacaataataatgattttgatgaagaagatagCATCGTCTTAGTCTGGAAAAATGCAGGCATTTGGGAAAAATATGTTATTTTGGAGAAAGAACAACAGCATCAACAACAGGTTTTTTCGGCTCAAGAAACTTTAAGAAGTGATGGCAATAAAAGTAACAAACCTCAGTGGGAATTAGTTAGGGAATCGTGGAGAGAgctttaa
- the PET54 gene encoding Pet54p (similar to uniprot|P10834 Saccharomyces cerevisiae YGR222W PET54 Protein required for splicing of the COX1 intron AI5 beta also specifically required together with Pet122p and Pet494p for translation of the COX3 mRNA located in the mitochondrial inner membrane): MASKDALKRVLSHLKEGKILGIANSWNEKSSASIWRPDVIKSTALKYRSYNPSLTRDDFKNLEPNVLFNSKPINGTDFELIKCRDPKFFQFKDQYVLLFENHDSMVKYMQNTSSSRINHVRVKFTPLRMGDMIGINYMNYVHNLLAAYDSSETYFDMIKRKREPIGDIDLQDLTQIAQPFEEKSALIWDLPLETKPIHVMDRFWFYDIKHCFKLYWDHTTGRTLYYVAFNEAQDCTKFRRNLHGCKLDDLPRKLLIHQLKG; this comes from the coding sequence ATGGCTTCCAAGGATGCTTTGAAACGGGTACTATCCCATTTGAAAGAGGGTAAGATATTGGGTATAGCAAATTCGTGGAACGAAAAGAGTTCTGCATCGATATGGAGACCCGATGTGATAAAATCTACAGCATTAAAATATAGAAGTTATAATCCATCACTGACAAGggatgatttcaaaaatttagaacCGAATGTCCTCTTTAATTCAAAACCAATAAACGGCACAGATTTTGAACTTATCAAATGTCGAGATCCAAAATTCTTTCAGTTTAAAGATCAATACGTTCTTCTATTTGAAAACCATGATTCTATGGTGAAATATATGCAGAACACTAGCTCCAGTAGAATTAATCATGTTAGAGTTAAATTTACTCCGCTACGAATGGGTGATATGATTGGTATTAACTATATGAATTATGTGCATAATCTATTGGCGGCATACGATTCATCAGAAACTTATTTTGATATGataaagaggaaaaggGAACCGATTGGTGATAtagatttacaagatttgaCACAAATTGCAcaaccttttgaagaaaaatctgcGCTTATATGGGATTTACCCCTAGAGACTAAACCGATTCATGTGATGGATAGATTTTGGTTTTACGATATCAAGCACTGTTTCAAGTTGTATTGGGATCATACTACTGGCCGTACGCTTTACTATGTGGCTTTTAATGAGGCCCAGGACTGTACGAAGTTTAGACGAAATCTACACGGTTGTAAACTAGATGATTTGCCCAGAAAGCTACTCATACATCAATTGAAAGGGTAA